From the Armatimonadota bacterium genome, one window contains:
- a CDS encoding ABC-2 family transporter protein: MSIALRKTRALLSAYLQDTLAYRASMVIWILTDVTNTFIMPLVWLASLGDRTEIGGFTGSGFVMYYLVLAITSNFAVSHLMWDISFEIKEGVISQWLVRPIPYLYAMFVRNFTWRLIRGVMLVPLVGMFALYHWHRLDATVLTNAGPFFLSLFLGHIVSFWIAMSLSSLAFWFHEVYSVYGLYYVPAYMLSGWVAPIELMQPWMQALAAALPFRYVTAVPVEIAVGRITGDAIWYSILGQIVWLVLAVFLALFLWRKGLKEYSGIGM, translated from the coding sequence TCCATTGCTTTGCGCAAGACGCGCGCCCTGCTTTCCGCATACTTGCAAGATACGCTGGCTTACCGCGCCAGCATGGTCATTTGGATCCTAACGGACGTAACCAATACTTTCATTATGCCCCTGGTATGGCTTGCCTCATTAGGGGACCGCACAGAAATAGGCGGATTTACGGGTTCTGGGTTCGTCATGTATTACCTGGTGCTGGCCATCACCTCCAATTTTGCAGTCAGCCATCTGATGTGGGACATCTCGTTTGAGATCAAGGAAGGCGTGATCAGCCAATGGCTGGTACGGCCCATCCCTTATCTCTATGCCATGTTCGTGCGAAACTTCACTTGGCGATTGATCCGGGGCGTGATGCTGGTGCCGCTCGTCGGGATGTTCGCGCTCTACCATTGGCATCGGTTGGACGCGACCGTGCTGACGAATGCGGGTCCGTTCTTTCTTTCGCTGTTCTTGGGGCATATCGTCTCGTTTTGGATCGCGATGAGCCTATCGAGCCTGGCGTTCTGGTTTCACGAGGTCTACAGCGTCTACGGGCTTTACTATGTGCCGGCCTACATGCTGTCGGGCTGGGTCGCACCTATCGAGCTGATGCAACCGTGGATGCAGGCTCTGGCCGCCGCCTTACCGTTCCGCTACGTTACGGCGGTGCCTGTAGAGATTGCCGTCGGTCGGATCACGGGAGACGCGATCTGGTACTCGATTCTGGGTCAAATTGTCTGGCTGGTGTTGGCCGTGTTCTTGGCTCTGTTTCTATGGCGAAAGGGTCTCAAGGAGTACAGCGGAATCGGAATGTGA